catttgattACTAACCACCAGAGACCATAAATACTTATACGCACTtgtatttttacaatattttaagttaaatatcaTTCACATACTcattataaaagtatatttttatttttctttaccaaatatttaaataatatcaacatTTCCAcagtaagtaatttttatttttcttgtattttattaaactgcGTATTGTTAATCCAGATGACATTTATTGAAGCCGAATaatctaacaaaaaaaaaataacactaaTTActatagattaaataaatatatcaactaattaaatatagacatttatttttacttgtttataaatttttattactcgggaattaaatcatcaataaatataaagttgaagaaaaagaaaatattaaattgtaatattaataaataattaagaattatttaattgtaatattaattatttttattaaatagaattaaaattaaatgaatttgttataaaatttaatttattggtcTGTGTAAACTCACCGAAcgcatattaattaatcattaattatacgCCATCtgtataattatcattttcaatCTTTAGTATACATttgcaatatatattttttctataaaaaatttaaatattgaatttaaatcacGGGTTTTATTTGAGaagaacaaaaaaactttaattaatatgcgACTTTTCGtttcttatttattgaattttaattctcttaaaaaaattaaggtgGGATTGTATGGGAACCCATAGAAAttcatatagaaaattatggatttatgtaaaaatttatagaaattagtATAGGAGTGTATGGAATTATAAGAATCCATGTAGGAAACCATGAGTATATAGATTCTTATATAGAAAATCCACATAAGAAATTGTGAGTACCCGGATTCCTATGTAGGAATCACATACAAAACTGGGTACCTGGATTTCCATAAAACTTTACACAGGAAACAGGGTACCTGAGTTTCTATTTATGAACTTCTTATAGGAAACTGGGTAACTGGATTCCCATGTAGAAACTTCACATAGAAAACTGGGTTCCTGGATTCTCATGGAACTTTACACAGGAAACAAGGTACCTGAGTTTCTATGTATGGATTTCATATAGGAAACTGGGTAACTGGGTTGCTATATAGAACTTCACATAGAAAACTAGGGACCTGGATTCCCATATAGGAACTTGGAtgtatggatttttttgtgGGAAATTTATGTAGAAATCTGGGCTTCTATACACGTAATTTCTATAGAATCCGGGGTATCTAGATTTCTATATCTACTCTGTTAagaaaatcttatagaatccaatagattctcatgaattcctaaaaaattatatcaaattaaaGGAAATCTTATGTAGAAACGAATGAAATGAGGATGAACGGGATGTTTTGAGTTGGGTTTGAACCCAAGTTCTCAACAGTCCGACTATCCTGTACAGTACATAAAATACCCGACCTGGTACTTGATGACTTTGATAAACCTTCTACcaccaccgtccatcttacggtatCCTATAGTgatattataagaatgaatgagttctatgagaagtgctatagttaagtacaGGGCCTTATCCATAAacctataagaatctatcggattttttaagcagggtatCGTCTACTGATACGAGTACGGTAAGAGACCTAGTACCTgatcactccatgtatttctatatctatatttaatcAGTTCTACTAAATATACATATGCAAATACAtcagtgatcgggtactaggtctCTTACCATATCAATAAAAGTATAGATTAATATTCCCATAGaaaaccatatgggaatctatCCAAAAACTCCATGTGGGAATCCATATAGAAATCTAGGCTGGATTTCCATATAGATTTTTCTGATAGGAAAGCAATCAGTACAAATAAAAGTATacgtgatattttatttccaaataTTAGTACAACATTAAAACTGATATTTTTCTGATaagtttttatagaatttttaaatattttcgcgTTGGATCACTTTTTGATATTCAAAACATagaatatttgttttaattatttttgtcaataataaaaataaaaaatacttttttttatgtaattgttAAGTATCAGACTCTTTGTAGATCtatggttttatttataaatgatttattgaatgttgatgtttaattttattttaaaattgattagttatcaattttcttgaaatttccACAATTGGTGTTTGCACCCCATTATTAActcaatgtttttattatagacATAACAATTGAATAGGTCACGTGTTATCTTTGAACTCATACACATAAAttacttgatttattttatttattatactatcAATATAAtgactttgaatttttaattacaggaAACAGAAAATGTATCATTTAAGTAGAATATGTTTCATTCTATTAATCggtaagattttattatttaatttattattattattattattattattattatttaaataaaataataataattactttataatgttttttaaatattatttaggaATATCGTGTGCAAGTGCTCTGGTGAGGAAACCAATCTTCAGTAAAAAGCATTTAAAATCTCaagatggaaaaaaaagtgcaACAGCTGTAGAGTTTAATGACCAGTATGTAACAAGAGGGACATTATATATCCCTTATGCTGAGATAAAAGAACCATTTTATGCCTGGTACGATGGCAAACTTGGATCAAGTCGTATTGATTATTATGGAGgtaattttatacttaaatttttttataaaaacttgtaaaatttctattgcaCTTAGTTTTGGTGAACACGTTTAGTGGCATGCGTTTCCATCCCCGGGCAAAATATCACCGACAAAATGTCCCCGGATAAAATATCCTCAAGACAAAATATCCTTGgacaaaatattattgcatTCCTCTgaaaatttctgtattttttatcatttttttaaaaattcggaTTGAATGCGGAGCGGATGACTGTCCGAAGAGaagtttatttcattattgaaACTCCtgtttggagtaaaatttactcctggtagattattttaatattaaaactctgaaCTAGAGTAAATACGCATTGAAATAATATGCGTAATcgctcccaattttttacagtgtaccaattatttcgattaaaaaaaattttctaacaaGTATTGGTCTAATTTTATACGAAAATGATACTATTGCAAATGTATgggtttatatattttataattctgCGCACACAAAACCTGTGAAAAAAAGGCATACTGctgtacatattttataaagtatattgtaatcatttataaatacatatataggtAATATGTATGAAACATTTTTGCAAGACATTATTctttaagacaaattttttttggacaaAAAATCTTGGGTTATTTAACATATATTCTAGAGATatgttttttactattttcaaTCAATGAAATATCTGAATTTctgtatatattaattatgatattatttataatccataaaatatttttttaaattttaattaatgatgatCGACCTTTCTTACTTAAGAAGGGTTATCAGATATTTTCGGCTGGGTTGTTTTCGAAAGCAAAATCACCCTTCTTATGAacatttaacattgcaaatcatttcgaatcgtttcttttaatagtGAAATTATTTcccaatttaaaataaatatcctgTCTAGTAGAACGGAAATTGGGAATTTGACCTTCTCCTATAGAGTTATCGTCTAATAGATTCGCCTAAAACACTTGAACGGGTTGGTCTTGTCAGCCCTAGACCAGGTCTTAGAATATCTCGATTACTCCACACCgtcaaatcaattaaaaatcacaTAGCTTATGGTTCAGTTTATAGAATAGCAAATCGTCAATCGTCACTGTCTGGGCATTAATTTTTGTGGCAATTCAATTGCTTCATTCTCAGCCAACGTCATCTTTTTTTCACCCActcatacatatttttatcattgaattACTTTGTGTAATTATTAGTGTTAAGTCGATcggcattaaataaaataatttattttcttatacttTTCGAAGGTATGGtaaaaacttttcaattgAGTGGTGATGGAAGTCATGGATCGAGTATTAAAATCGCTCCAATTACAACAGAAGAGGAAATGAACAAAGAATcatgtttcaaaatttacggAGACGAGCAAATGGCTATACGTCCACAAACAATTTTGCCTGACACTCATGGCATGCAggtattgttttatttataatttattatagaaaaaaaaaaatttaatttgaaattgataCAAAACATGTAAAGCTGAGCTTAtaatatgttttatattttttttagtgcatTGGTGAAGAAATGGTTAATGGAATTGAATGTGAAAAATGGCGTCTTGTTGAGAAATTTGGTGaaaagacaaataaatatacactTTGGATCAGATATAAggtagttaaattttttaaaaaattaattagaaatatttattaataaatttatttacttgtaatGTTTAAACAGAAATCATCTGAGAGTGGAATAAAACAAGCGATACCAGTAAGGTACGAAATGAAAGGATTCAATTCCCTGTTGGGATCTCATtatgatcattattatttaaattacgatTGGTACTCTTATGAAACTCCGGATGCTGATGTCTTCGAAGTAGCCAACAGtacgtatattattttttattttataatttttaatcaataaaaatactggTGCGGATgatgttgaaattaaatttaagaaataaataattcaaatttatttatgatttatgatcagtaggttattaaattactcaatatatatatatatgtatgtatttttataattagacATGTCTTGTACTGGATTCCCTGGACCTGGAGACCGTCACCTTTTCACTTTCAATCCCATGCGAGAATTTATTTCCAATGACCACAGACACGTTGACACAGagtttaatgtttttaaaagaaaatacaatAAACAGTACAAAGATCTCAAGGAGCACAGCAACCGTACGGAAGTATTTCGTCAAAACTTgaggtaaattaaaaaaaaaaaaaacaatatttaatttataactctATACTGTAAGTAGAGtttttcaatgtaaaaataaaattattagatatatCCACTCAATGAATCGTAAGAGTCAAGGCTACCAATTGGAAGTTAATCATCTAGCAGATCGTACTGACgacgaattaaaatatttacgagGAAAACAATACACTCCGAATACTTATAACGGTGGGCTTCCTTTTCCACATGATGTAGAAAAGGAATCTGCAAAAATACCAGAAAGTCATGATTGGAGACTTTTTGGGGCAGTAACTCCCGTCaaaggtaaatttaaataaattacatgtatattagggtgaccaaaaaaaaaccgactatttttttttcgagtcttatgaaaatttgttggcttacgatgttttaagaagcctctccaaaaatcagctcgatagaaaattttcaagaggtcgctcacgaatttttaaaatatccaaaatgatttaaattcggattttttacttctaaattttttctttgtcatggcatcaatagtttatatttataaaatcatgtctatgctgaaaatttcaacccaaaatttaaatattcaaacgacgctcaagaattttgaatattaactgataatatgtaactaatactttgaattagtttttgtatttgtttataactcaattattgtcatatttctaaaatataacttttgcataactaaaaatatacaggagaggcttaaacaataaaatttggtaagttttgaataaacgaaaaaacctaaaaattgaattaaaaaataaaaaagtatgtaaataacttattatttttatttctcgggttatattttaattcattgtcatgtaaattgatggtgaaaaaatcgagaagctttattattaatattcaaaggtcactcgaaaacgttcaaaagacagcgCTCGgaaacatcaaaattcttaAGCGAGGTTTAAATGTATATTCTTGAACGAGGTTTATGGATAtacatgatttcacaaatataaactattgctgccacgagaaagaaaaaaatttgaaataaaaaattcaaatttcgattatttttgatattttcaaaattcgtgagtgaccttttgaaaattttttatcgagctgatttttggagaggcttcttaaaatatcgtaagtcaaataattttcataagagactcgaaaaaaaaaatattcggtttttttggaccaccctaatatatattagggtatttcatttttgaacaactttttttttgaaacattcCTATCATTCCGATATTATACCAAATACTAGCTCATTAataccaattaaaaaaaaagtatttaataacgATGATGGATTAGAGCTAAAGTTATTCTGACAGTAAATTCAATAATCTACAACAAAAAgtctaaaaagttttttaataacgttaataattttgctgaaatatataaaaaaaagattaactTTTATGTTTTGAAGTTTGAACTCgttaacttttgaacgggtagatttatcaacaaattataTGAGCTCTTTTCTGTAGAGTGTTCAATTTATATCCTGagcctaaaaaaatatatctcaaGTTTATCTGTGCAATGAATCATTGCCGAGGtatgaaattcaaaacttaaaatttaatttttcgcatgttatttaaatggaaatagaaaatcgctATGAGGCAccgattaatattaatattaagggctctAATTTTAACAGGCATCTTATTTTACCTTCCTGCAAGTATAGAAGCTAGTGgtgcgatgaaaaaaaaaatgctctaAAATAGCACACCCGGCTATTAAgcctaataaatatttatattaagaaacaaaataaaatataataaattatttttatcaaccaGATCAATCAGTCTGCGGTTCTTGCTGGAGTTTTGGTACAACAGGTGCAGTTGAAGGCGCTTACTTTATGAAATACAAAACACTTGTGAGATTGTCTCAACAAGCACTCATAGATTGCTCATGGGGCTACGGTAACAATGGCTGTGATGGTGGTGAAGATTTTCGATCATACGAGTGGATAATGAAACACGGTGGACTTCCAACAGAAGATGAGTATGGCGGTTACATCGGACAAGATGGTTACTGTCACATTAATAACGTTACATTGACTGCCAAAATGGCTGGTTTTGTTAACGTCACTACCGGAAGTCCCGATGCTCTAAAATTAGCTCTTTTTAAACATGGCCCAATATCTATTGCTATTGACGCttcacaaaaaactttttcattctACTCAAATGGTGTTTACTATGATCCCAATTGCAGTAAGTTTAGgactttgataattattattttatttatttcatgtaACTTATGCCGAAGAATACGCCGCTAATTGGCTGAAGTTAgccttataaaattttatattaaaatacaatccTTTCTGATTGGTCAAACGAGtggttaaatatatattaaaccactgaattttagtgaaatgGCAGAGTGTATTCGTACTCAATAATTCAAGCTAATGACATCTATCAGCTTTTTCTCTTATGACGTCACTTTGAATTTAGCTGCCTTATTAACATGACCAAAATCTCTAGACTGTACACAcgcatttaattattcagcACACATGTGTAGATCAAGACAACGTCAGCTGAATTAACTTACATATTTCTATTAATCGATACGACATAACCAAAGATGactttttagtaaatttcatagaaatctaactattgcACTTGTCTTCATgacggaattttttaaaaaatttgctacCTCTGGACTCAGCTCGACGAGCTGAGTCAGGACATACATAcgattcaaaagtttatatatttatacgataGAACGCCGCGTGTCACGACAATAGCGTCCACAATTCTTTATTGATCTCAATGAAACTCAGCACACATTTTCTGTAGACGATTTCCAAGATCGAGTTCAAAGATGAGCAAAATCGgtcaattagtttagaagttgtagcatttcaaaatttttaaattgtcaaaaattcatatctttACTAATTCGTtcttcaataacttttgaatgtgACAACTTATCGAATTTCGTAAAAATGCATCTGAAAGCTCTttaaataagctttaattttcatgcCTACATATGCCTAGACCAAAGAAATTACTTATCTTACTACtcattgtatgaaattttgcTATTGCATTCGTTTTTGATGAtgttcaaaaaaacttttttatgacCTTCCCAATACCTCCGATTCTGGCCACACACTTTTTACATACATATCtctttattcatataaatatcatGAAATCTACTTACATTTTGGGTACCAGagcttttgtttttattgagtttttttttaagtcaatagTATGAAACAAagtataaatcttttttaataatcaagtaaaatatttgatactgaagtttgtcgtctaataatttttttttttttttttttaaaatgataaattataaagaaaaaaaaaattgcacctgcagcttttttaatttcctacatgcgcattttttttttttttttttttttttttcgtaactgatttattggaaaaaaaaaaaaaaaaaaaaaaaaaaaaaaaaaaaaaaaattgttaattgtctgctcggctgcccaatttcaaaacacaatAACTGACAAAATCGATTTTGGAAGATTTTTcccttactgtgttttgaaattgggcagccgtGCTAACCaggatcataattattttttaaactctgatTGCATGACCCTGGCTTTAGACATTTAACGGCGTTTTTCTTCGTGCATTCTTACATAAACTATTATATACATCTAGTGATATCGAGTATAATACTGATTCCACATGATATATAAGATACTATTATacgattatatttatatcaactaTTTACTGGctatttttattgtagaaaATACTCCAGATGGTTTAGATCACGCCGTCCTAGCAGTCGGATACGGAACAATGAATGGACAAGGTTACTGGCTTGTTAAAAATTCATGGTCTAATTACTGGGGTAATGATGGCTACATACTCATGGCTcagaaaaataacaattgcGGTGTTTTGACAGCACCAACTTATGCTATTGCagcgtgaaaaaaataaatgctaaATTAAGCTGTGATTTTAACTGCgaatttagagaaaaaaaattatctatatttgaaataaaagttggtcgtataaaaaatcACTGACATCGAGATTCATTAAAGTaagatcattatttttttattagacaaTTAAGTTACGTTTAGATTATATTGTATCATTGCTATTATagtaaactataaatatttcctgtttataagatattgaaataattcaataatcttcataaaattataatttttaatatgagaaataaattttcattaatattttaaatttattttttattttattccttttCGTACTAATATCtactttcttttctttttttttttttttttaattcttgtacttaatgaatttattactcgtttattttttatatttaatccaCACATAtttagtattaattttaatatctaaaatttattttaattatcaacaaaattatttaaataaaaaaaattataaagcctcagatatttaatgaaaaattttcgtatttaaaaaaataaaataagaaaaattttttaaaaataaatctacttaatacctttttaaatataaaatttgatatgcTATCAGGTATAGAATTTAATGATCCTAAAGTTagaagacatttaaaaattttcggatttttttttccagtttattgcaaaaaaaaaaaaaactaaaaatatgcatgtagaaaattaaaaaagccgtaggtgaattttttaaaaatttgtttttaaaaaaaatccaaaaattattagacgtcagctaacttgagtatcaagaatttaataaaaaaaatttaattacttaaaaaaattcgttgcACTCATatcttattttcattattaagtaCATTcaagatcattttttttttctatcatgataattatacttattaataaaatttataatctctATACACATGTAGAAGCTCGCTAATATATCAATTGACAGTAGtcttttaaaatacaatagataaaattttccactTAAATACTTTagcttaataattaattatcatgtttgattttatttttaaaaatttcatattttatttatttaaacactcGTGGACCCTGAATATAAATcgatcattaaataaatttaattattggccatgttttacttttttatgatGATCGACTTTACACTAAATTGtctacttatttaattaataattaattaatattactttatgtaattaagttttattatttattttattaactaattgcTAAGTAGGAATGACGATAAGTTGAGATTTAACgacgatttataatttttttttcttcgtctgaatatttttttatattaaagaaaGCCCATTTCAAGAGCATTATAGAGAGCTTGGGTATCCGAGTGACTGTTTATTCTCCAGAATGGAAAATTGTGCGCTCGTGCTGCTGTTTCTTCATCAGAACCATCGCCGATGACTACGTAAGTGCACCTCCGCCCGAATTTAGCTACCACACGACCAAAACAACTTTCTTTtcctaaaaatacaaaataattttcgttaacaattaaaatcttattaataaataagataagtCCCAATTATCGACACTATGAAATAATGTTGGacactataattaatttatgacagtaaatatttattatccagtcaagatataaattttttttttattactgaagagttttggaaataaaaaaaagcttggAACagttaatagtatattgtatgACAAGGAATGAAATgaaacgatttcagactggGGTGAGATTGGCTGAAATCACTTGCATGAAATCGTGTTTCATCCTGAGTTACACACAATATTTTTCGTAATTATCTTGCATTGGaacttaaaatttcattgtcaGTAGTCAGAAACATATTCATTTAAGACCAAATATTAGCGTAAgcttaaattatcattttcaatttataattaagcagaAACTATAAGTGCTATTCATTATTCacactaatttttatgaaacttaACCACAGTCAGAACTGTCATTcacgttaataaaattattgatctgAAATTACTACTAAACAAATGACAAGTACCAGAGTTTAAATTACGAATGTCTTCAGTCAGCGGGCAGAAACatccctgatagccacacTTTAAATATAGTTGCTCAGCAAGTTCTGCAGTGAAACATTTTCGGCGAACTTAACGACAAGTTTCTGGTAAGCCTTGGTTGGATAATACTTGCGTGCAAGTTGATGCAAATCAACTGCCGTCATCTGAatgtaatttgacagaaaaacttgccgtcaattttaagtgaaactttcaatcaacttaatatcattgtctgacagtaacacttgtagtcaaattgaattcaagttacagataatttactgtcaacCCAAAGGTAGCTTCTTGCTCTCCAACACTTTCCTTTAAATTGGTTTCAGAAAACGGCAGTAACTTGAAGTTAACTTGTGATTAAGGCGGCTATCAGGGATTATTTTCACCATACCTGcaccgaaaatttaaattcctgtcctgtttagagggaagaaagttgttttttttttttatgagaaaacaaatgaaaaaaatttgcacaTGTGTCATTCTTCCTACGAACAGAGAcacaaatttaaacttttaggtACAGATCCGATAAAATAGTACATTACACACCTATTgaggaaagtaggacattcTGATCCATATGTGTAATTGcctgagtttaaatttttgcttctGTCTGTGACAAAAATATCGCATGCGCTAATttctatcatttatttttccataaaaagaAAGAATGACTTTCTTCCTTCTAAACAGGGCAGAAATGTAAACTTTTGACGCAGGTATGgtggaaaattataaatacaccACGAAGAAGGTAGGACGTTTCAATTTGGGTGTTTGTCACCCTCGGGTAGGCAATTACACACGCGGATTGGAATGTCCTACTTTCGTTCCTTGGTGTTTAATacactattaaattaataaagtgcattttatatcattactaaagtgtaataattaatgacgcgatataatttatatggaATTGGCAGTTTCCGTGCTAATTTTATAGGCGTcaccaattaaaatttttttttctgcctaatcttttgtattataaactaaaaaaatgaattttctaagGATCTATACAatgcaaatattttaaatgaagtgAAGTTTCAATAATtgggttttaaatttaagaataaaaaataaaaatataccaaTTTTAGTTgctgaataaatattttcaataggaAAAAGACCTCCCAatccaaataataatactttagaTAATGCTGGAACGAGTTGTGTAGCTGTTACAAGTATATTTACGCAGTGGCTGCGTTTGCTGATGAGACTGAGACACTTAACTGCGGATGTAAGCCAGTTATCAGTGAGAAGTTCAATCTCCGATCTCAATTGTAACCACTGTTCGCGTTTAGCTCCCAATAAACCGCCTACATTGTTTCTACAATTGCTGtatgtttcttttatttttctgtaacGAAAGGCCAGCTTTCGCATCCAGTCGACACCGCCGCGTACGCCAGAAGCCAAACAAATTCCATTATTTGCAGACGCACATTGAAATCCATCTGCTGAAAAATTGTACGATGACAAATCTTGGCCGTTGTCGTCTGATGATACGTCATCTATATGAACTTGATCGCAAtcctgaaattttcaaaattttaatatttaatttcaaattttattaattaatagaaaataaaattatttttctaagtcCAGAATTAAGTCACTGAttcttttgaaataaaaattttttgacttcccgctacgaaaatttaaaatttcaaaaataaggaAATCAGGTTTGgaccgattttcgaaaattggaaaaaagttcttaaagccaaaaaagtgtaaaaaaaatgtaagatattttggaattagtaacgcgatatcgGAAGGATTCATCAAGACTTAgatctgattagattttgaagtcggtCGGTCAAGTAGTTATACACGAAAAGAAttatctcataaattttactcctTAGTTGTGGGTAAAATTAAGCCTGAATGAGTAATTTctcttcaatttttaaatagtattcAATTATCGGGTAGAAAATCCTAATTTCGAGTagctttcaaataaaaaagagtaaaaaataaaacaaaacgaatcaatttttattctttttgtatttattttgtttttggtCCAGGTTCACTCTAAATTGTAgggtaaattttatcaaaattctttccgtgtacgaaaaataaaatgaaaaaaaaaaaaaa
Above is a window of Microplitis demolitor isolate Queensland-Clemson2020A chromosome 1, iyMicDemo2.1a, whole genome shotgun sequence DNA encoding:
- the LOC103569576 gene encoding digestive cysteine proteinase 1 is translated as MYHLSRICFILLIGISCASALVRKPIFSKKHLKSQDGKKSATAVEFNDQYVTRGTLYIPYAEIKEPFYAWYDGKLGSSRIDYYGGMVKTFQLSGDGSHGSSIKIAPITTEEEMNKESCFKIYGDEQMAIRPQTILPDTHGMQCIGEEMVNGIECEKWRLVEKFGEKTNKYTLWIRYKKSSESGIKQAIPVRYEMKGFNSLLGSHYDHYYLNYDWYSYETPDADVFEVANNMSCTGFPGPGDRHLFTFNPMREFISNDHRHVDTEFNVFKRKYNKQYKDLKEHSNRTEVFRQNLRYIHSMNRKSQGYQLEVNHLADRTDDELKYLRGKQYTPNTYNGGLPFPHDVEKESAKIPESHDWRLFGAVTPVKDQSVCGSCWSFGTTGAVEGAYFMKYKTLVRLSQQALIDCSWGYGNNGCDGGEDFRSYEWIMKHGGLPTEDEYGGYIGQDGYCHINNVTLTAKMAGFVNVTTGSPDALKLALFKHGPISIAIDASQKTFSFYSNGVYYDPNCKNTPDGLDHAVLAVGYGTMNGQGYWLVKNSWSNYWGNDGYILMAQKNNNCGVLTAPTYAIAA